From one Musa acuminata AAA Group cultivar baxijiao chromosome BXJ2-6, Cavendish_Baxijiao_AAA, whole genome shotgun sequence genomic stretch:
- the LOC103988933 gene encoding uncharacterized protein LOC103988933 isoform X3, with protein MVQKKKTRFQMPLVSNGAEGTRSIRQQLFSTLLSRDRSSTAERRKFSMNFSTLAQVSVIFLDECPVSDDLLMCVRPSSG; from the exons ATGGTGCAGAAAAAGAAGACGAGATTTCAGATGCCGCTCGTATCTAATGGCGCTGAAGGTACGCGATCTATTCGTCAACAGCTCTTCTCCACTTTGTTATCTCGCGATCGTTCATCTACTGCGGAAAGGCGAAAATTTTCGATGAATTTTTCTACACTTGCGCAGGTATCGGTCATCTTCCTCGACGAG TGCCCCGTTTCAGATGATTTATTAATGTGCGTGCGGCCATCATCGG
- the LOC103988933 gene encoding uncharacterized protein LOC103988933 isoform X1 has protein sequence MVQKKKTRFQMPLVSNGAEGTRSIRQQLFSTLLSRDRSSTAERRKFSMNFSTLAQVSVIFLDECPVSDDLLMCVRPSSESENQGLMNSEGWFLLQKPLSRSAARPYWPNPKRTIPHGLESSHQCGSCSNVKFSFFQSSHQSCSLHERIV, from the exons ATGGTGCAGAAAAAGAAGACGAGATTTCAGATGCCGCTCGTATCTAATGGCGCTGAAGGTACGCGATCTATTCGTCAACAGCTCTTCTCCACTTTGTTATCTCGCGATCGTTCATCTACTGCGGAAAGGCGAAAATTTTCGATGAATTTTTCTACACTTGCGCAGGTATCGGTCATCTTCCTCGACGAG TGCCCCGTTTCAGATGATTTATTAATGTGCGTGCGGCCATCATCGG AATCAGAGAACCAAGGCCTAATGAACAGTGAAGGATGGTTCCTCCTACAGAAACCTCTTTCCAGGTCGGCCGCAAGACCATACTGGCCCAACCCAAAGCGGACAATTCCTCATGGCTTAGAGAGTTCGCACCAGTGTGGATCTTGTTCCAATGTCAAGTTTAGCTTCTTTCAGAGTTCGCACCAGAGTTGCTCCTTGCATGAAAGAATTGTGTAG
- the LOC103988933 gene encoding uncharacterized protein LOC103988933 isoform X2, whose translation MALKVSVIFLDECPVSDDLLMCVRPSSESENQGLMNSEGWFLLQKPLSRSAARPYWPNPKRTIPHGLESSHQCGSCSNVKFSFFQSSHQSCSLHERIV comes from the exons ATGGCGCTGAAG GTATCGGTCATCTTCCTCGACGAG TGCCCCGTTTCAGATGATTTATTAATGTGCGTGCGGCCATCATCGG AATCAGAGAACCAAGGCCTAATGAACAGTGAAGGATGGTTCCTCCTACAGAAACCTCTTTCCAGGTCGGCCGCAAGACCATACTGGCCCAACCCAAAGCGGACAATTCCTCATGGCTTAGAGAGTTCGCACCAGTGTGGATCTTGTTCCAATGTCAAGTTTAGCTTCTTTCAGAGTTCGCACCAGAGTTGCTCCTTGCATGAAAGAATTGTGTAG